Within Limanda limanda chromosome 1, fLimLim1.1, whole genome shotgun sequence, the genomic segment GGTTTCAGACTGTGTCTATCAATATGTCTGCTGTGCTGATGTCCAAGGGCCACCCGATGGTGATCAGCTCCGACGACACGTCTCTGTTCGGCACCACCTGCCTCTCCTACGACTTCTATCAAGCATTTGTCGGCATCAGAGGCTTGAAAGCAAACCTGGGGACTCTGAAGGAACTGGCTCTCAACTCCATCAGGTCGGAATCAACCGGTTTTAACGTGTTTACTGCAAATACCTTATTGTTTTCAATACAAATTCTTAATTATTATTGAAAAGAAAATTCTGGGgatatttgatatttcagcAAATCCCCTTAAAAGACAAAAACCATCAGGGAATTGACCTCAAAACGTATTCCTCTGTGCCATGGAGCAAAacgcaggagacacacacttctcaaaATTCCTAAattaccacaaacacacatacactttgTATTCAGACATAAACCACATCCCCCTGCTGCCCCAAATACACACTGGAGCTCAGAATGTGCATCAATGCCCCGCTTAAGCAGTCCTTAAAGAAACAATGCAGATCAGGAAGGCATCATCTTCATCGCAAAATGATGACGAGTGACTGGTTGATTAAAACACCTACTGCTGCaggaaaccacattcaaattgaTCCAGATTTGTTTTAGGAACCTCCTGATCTAGACGGAGGACAACAGGTTCTTTTGACCCATGTCCCCATCTCCCACCAACAAGTTTCTGGGAAATcctttctgtagtttttgcgaAATCCTGCTGAAGAACAGACAAACCCCCAAATGGAGAAAAAGtgaactactggacggattgcAGCAGAACTTAGtggaaggaagaggagctggtgatttcatttgaattgatttctcagagaatatttcatggatttaatggaggaaaaaaatcacattgaTGGGATTTATTATTTGTGTAATTCTGTTGGGTTTCTCAGCCTCATTGGTGTTGGTTCCCCCTCTTGaacccttcctccctcctgcaggtACAGCTCGCTGCCGGACCACCTGAAGGACAGGGGCTGCGTCATGTGGCAGAACCAATGGGACGCTTTCATCGCTCATCATTCCTGACTGAACCAAAACAGATCCGGTTGACttgaatgtttgtttaaaaactcCACCCTAATTAAACATTGCCAGccttttatttatgtataaaatGTTAAGTGACCTCTTGGGAGCCTGCTGTTTATACTGTAAAGGAAAAGCCTGATAGGAGTGGGAAGGTGAAGGCTGCCCTGGTGGGAAATTCAAACAGAAAAGCTTTTTCGTAttcaaagcaaagcaaaaactGAAAGTCGCTACTACCCCGTGGcagttcatgtatatatatatatatatatatatatatatatatatatatatatcagtgtCAAAAGCCGTATAATAAAAACTGATCACTTCTTGAGATCCAGTTCACGACTTTAccctcgaaaccaaagcaaagcaggttgttctggtttgtttttcttgcgCAGTAATGTCTCATTTTTCATATTGTCTTCTTGGGGCCCAGCAGACGGCCATGGACGAGATTCTGAATTTTCCAGTTCTGACCACTGCACTGATTAACAACCAGTTTGTAGTAGCTGTTTTCGTCCATCGCAATTTCCAGacatctctttgtgtctctgttctgGATCGGTTGGTCCTGGGTATGAAACATGTTTCAGTCAACCTCTCTACGGTGGCTGAGACTTGTCATACAAGCATattaatggaaaacacaaatgcTTAAAGCTTTTAGTTACTCATTTTTAGATTcaatttctgtttctgttcttaAAACGGACATATTACTCACCTGTTTGAAATCCCACAGCATGTGGAAATTCTTCTGCTTGGCCAGTTTGCAGTCGTACAGCCCTGGGTAGACTCCAGAGCCCGAGTCCACTAGGCAGCGGTTGCTGTTGTACTTGTGAGATTTGATTCCGCCGATGTAGATCTGTCCATTAGTGCTGTTGGGGGAGACTCCCAGTGTGCTGACCATCAACAATGGGTCATAAAGCTTGAGACCAGGCTCGAGTAACGCCACACATAAaattccagcatggagatcttatctccatgtggaagcaaatcacttcctggttccttcgaaggaccccactgtaagccgctccctgagacCAAATCCTGACATCTCAATTggccacactgacccttgacccctcctccaggggccGGTACTCTTTGAGGAGGTACAAAGgcgctgagctcacagaaatcacTCTCTCTTACTCCGATGCTGACGCTGCAACGGGACCCCCCCGGGGTCCCACTAGTCATCCCAGCAAATTTAAGGAGGGAATAACTACTctttctttgtcctcttttccaCTCCACTGCTCAAGTTGCAACTAGGCCTCTTGAGGTCTTACTACACGACTCAGcaagctaatggaggcgattagacgtttgtttaatatcattttatttgaaatcgtttcattttcttcttttatctcagtcgaagttttattttgaaaggacattttcgctgttttaacttgaaaagaccaaacaggaatctcactcgcgagacgagtgagacacggacttttattctttttccctaacgatcttcaaccggctccacgcagccgcacatccctgaagaagaaggacgacgtCATCCCGTTGAGGCAGCACGAGAAAATCTGCTCCTCTTCAGCCCTGCGCGACGCCCGCTGTTCCAGGCGGACCAGCGGGAGCTCGCCTAAGAGACTACGAGttattcactggacttccgggataTCTGCGCGGAACGCGCACGCACCCCATGaaaccacggtcacagtaagagacttgattgtccgggcagatgttagttttaatacgtaacGTTttgtttaatacttgagtgtatttgcttgcggaacctccgtgtttcttcattgttttagccgtgACGAGCCGGCTACTCCGAGCTGCCACTTCCAGTTTCCGGTCTGacggcaatgttttgtgttacagtgaatagggccgcgaggaAAGCTTCCGGCcgcgctgttaacgtctgtgtgagtctgcagtgattttaccgatcagaacctcagtcCACAACGTTCGCCTGAGGGCTGAGGGTTGAAACCACTGTTAACTTATCTATGGCATATTTTTCAGAGTTCGTTCTCTCCTtgcacgctctctctctctctctctctcttctcctgaactATTTTTACACAAACGTTCCGATCTGTACATACAGTTCATGTCATATagataaatctatacttagagaggctgaacacatctggaagcaatacggccccaaagccaagcagagataagaaattctctttgtctgaaaatccctttgtgtaattcatggtGCGACCGCCATTGTGGGctcaggccacatggtcattaacataaactccattttgaataacgccagttaaaccaccatcttgagagtctattattgccacgccttctctctctctctcctcccattctggatctaacttccaaagcggccattttgagagttttaagcctaatgactccttgagtcattgtcggcctccatcttagaggtgacgtcaccacgtgactgcgtcatcgccacgccccctctttctctctctctctctcacacacacacacacacacaaagacatattgatagacacagacagagacacacacacacagagacacatagatggaccagaggttacatgtgtgttctaaattgtgataagtgctgctgctgttgtgatctttgaaatattggagtctgttaagatgatgaatcattaaatatcactaactttatttcacatacacacacatagacacacacacacagagagacactttgacacagacacacacacacacacagagacagacatacataggtagaccgcaggttttacacgtattttctgaattgtgataagtgctgctgctgtgtttatctttgaaatattggagtctgttaaaatgatgaatcattaaataacattaacggtatttcccctttttaataaatgcttttgtaattaaagtatctgtagtctgtgattatttgtgcataagtgtgtgaatacagctggattatgattgcctgtgctcgaacttagaagccttcactgtttattaaataatcgttaatattaactattaagattattaatttaaccaatatcatatgagactgatatttatagcttgatttcgttggtccctgtaaccagggtggtgcccctctacgataagttatggccttatcaattttttttaattatttttaataaataatcttttattttaataatcatatttattattattattattaataataattagccaacgtcaagtctactcctattgcacaacagtgcGATAATAACAGTTCTGCACCAGAAAAAAGCAGTAATTCAACAGATATAATCATAGTCTGTCTATGTTACAGTTTTTACAgcaaccttttcttttttaaatgggaATATTTGTTTCAATGTGGGAggaaaatcattaaaattcaacaTTTACAGCACGTCAGTCTGTACATGTAGGTTAGAACAGATAACAATGACTTAGTTTGCCTGCAATAAATCTTTAAACATACCTGAGGCGAGAAGAAGTGACATTGATAAATAATTGGTGTGTTCCCGGGAACTGGTCCTTGGTCTATACACAGGTCTGGTTTTAAGTCATTCCtcagctgcagacagaagcaGACATGGACATGTATTCTTTTAGCATCCaaagtgtcactgcatcaaaccTAAAAtcaagccccttttccactggtcgaAAAACTCACAAACATCCACTAACATCTgacttttgtctgcaatgggaatggatacagaCGGTATTCACTCCTGGGTCAAACGACATCAGGGTGAATGCATGTTGCAATGTTTCCTCTGGTGCTGTAAACTGTGGGAGGCTGTTGGGAACATTGTGTCGTACATACAGTAGTATTTTCTCTTACATTAAACATTGGCGAGACAGCGAGGATCCCAGCATGGTTATGTTGGGAACATGGTTCATCTGAAGGTTATTTTGGCAGAAAGCTAGTGGCCGGGGGCTTCATTGAACATTGTGTTGTACATACAGTAGTATTTTCTCTTACATTAAACATTGGAGAGACAGTGAGGTTTCCAGCATGAATGTGTTGGGAACATGGTTCATCTGAAGGTTATTTTGGCAGAAAGCTACTGGCCTTGGGCCACGTTAGGGGGCTTCATTGAACATGGTGTCGTTCCAGGCTCCTGTTTGTAGTCGATCACATGATTTAAAGGTGGTTCTCACAAAACTTTCAACCATTCCCTTTTTTGGGCCTCGTTGCAATATCCCTGCTTCTCACAGGTACTCTGACTGATTTTCTACTTTAAACTCACAGCTCCATAGCCGAGCAGGTCACTCAGGGGGTCCAGCATGGGGTAAACGTTATCCAGATACCACTGAAAAGGCTTACAGTTCAGACTCTTCCTCAGCTTCTTCCTCTCCAACACATCCCCAATGTCTATCCCATGattctgtgggaggaagtgcagCTTTTGCGTCAGTCACAACTTCTAAAAACAGTCATTTGAATTCGGAGGGTAAAAGCTCTCACCTCTAAAGGAAGGTTCCAGGCAATGTtgacattatatttatattcatccaTCCAAACCTCGGCCCCCCTCAGTGCGTTTCGCTTCATTGTGACACTCAGGTCCGGGAGGTAGGGCTTCGATGATCGTTCAGTGTGGGCGATCTTAGAGCAAGGTATGACTTCCACGCTGCCTCCACAGAGCCACACCTGAAAAATAAACCATATGCACAATATGACAATGTGTAAATCAATTGAAACGCTGGCTAATAATAGCAGTAATACAAGTAATTAAGAGGGAAGCTCAACAAATACATGATATTTACATTAAAGATCCTATTCTATGTGTAATTTTCTTAAGATTTCCAAATATTtctaatataataaattaaacatatatAACTTTGAgcccacacctccaccaaggctcacTGCCCACGTTATTGCCTTGTATTGAGTAGATACGTCCTGATCCGCACCACACGTTAGAGATATTACCGTACATATGCCTGATATTTTTTCAGAAAGATCTTTTCATTACTTTCTCACTAAGTTATATTTTCAcgcctgtctgtttgtgtgttggatgttttttttgtttggagcAATATTATGCAAAAACATCTCATTCGATTTTGGCAGCGATCTGGATCAGAACGCATTTCCCGGATTTTCCTTAACTTTTCAACACATCCAGCGTTTTCCCAGAGAGAGTAATTCATTGATCTTAATGAGAAAATgtgggaactgatatttattagTGTGTGTCATTTGGTGCAAGTTGATTGTATTTGAAAAGTCTagtttcttgagaaattcacgaaatgttgaaaaacctctggttcagtagtttttgcattctcaacaacaatgaaaatataatcTCCTTGGTGAAGCTCATACATGTTAAACTCTTGGTACCATTTTACAGCATAATTTTGATGCTTTGAAAACGTTCTTGCTGCAAATATTAATGCTTTTATTAAAGTTTTCAGTAATTATTACTTTATCTTGCATGATTTAAACTTCTCAACTTTCAAAACCTTCCCCGCGTATTGACCTTCTTACCTAACCAAAGTAGGGTTTTGCTAACCAGGCTAGTTATCTTTAAACTTACTTGGCAGGTAGTGTATCGTCCTTTAGCTCGTACCACTCTGGTCTGAAGGACTCGTACATGCACCACAGAGCCCAGTCGAAGGCGTCAGCTGCAGACATGTAGGGAGTCAGCGTCAGGTCATCGTAATTGACTCTGTCGAACACCGGTGTGACGATGATGGTGCGGTCCTCTTTAATGCGAGCTAACAACGGCTCTGCCCTGCAAAAACAGTGACAGTTCAACTCgacaaaacagaaacaacatgtGCACTGACAGCTTAACCAGCACGGCAACGCTCCAAAAGACAAATTAACTCGCATCACTCTGGATTTGAACCAACCATTCCACATGGACTTCGATGTGAGCGTCAAAGATGGCCACCACGTCCCCAACGGCGGATTTCCACCCCGACAGTCTGGCCTGCGTGAGGCCAAGCTGCTCAGAGTGCCGGACCTTCTTCACCAGGCCTGGACGCTCCTCGTTGATCAGGGTGACGTAGTCGTTCAGTTTCTCCTTTAAATCCTCTGCAGACAGTGAAGGTTTTATTAATGTTGCTGTAGGTTCAGTCTAGTTACAAAACTCTAGCAGCCAGCCTTAAAAGGGACGTTTGCCATGCAGCTGGTTTTGATTTGGAAATGTCCACCTCTAAAACGTCACCCCAGCATAATAAAGATAATTTCACTGGTGGCGCCAACaatcaagaaaaacatttttgtattcatatatatatttaaaagaattGTTGTTGAATTTGAAACATTAAGTCTGAAGTTACAGCCGGGAGGTAGTTAGCTTAGCGTAGCATTAACATTGGAAGCAGGGGCAAACCACAGACTGCTTCTAAAAATGGACATATATACTCCAggtctggaaagtgaagccaaagtggcAGTGCCTTGAACCTGTCATCTCtggaatgaccagcagagggcaacaCTTCTTACTTGATTCATagcgtcagtaaacattttgtttgtctttgtacgTCTTAAATAATGTGTCGGAAgcaaatggtttaaaaaaagaaagcagcCTATATCTCAGAATAATCTCCCATAGCCTAAAACCAGATTATCTAACTCACCGTTACTGCTGTGGTCGTCCACCAGGATGATTTCTTTCAGGAGATGAGCCGGCGTCTTGTCGATGATGCTGCGAATCGCCCTCTTGAGGATAGACAGAGCCCCGTCCAGGTAGATCAGTATCACGCTGACGGTGGGCAGATCAGCTGGGTACTTCTTCTCAGCACATCTGTGAAGAGGCACGCGTGTTTATTTTGGCATCTTAAATCCAAATATGGAGCTAACACACACCTTGATTGACATTGATTGCACAAGGATGTTAAGTGTATTTAGGCATTAATATAAGCGGTCATTTGTCATCATGGTTGATAGCCACTCCACCCGTGTTTGAGCAGAGTGTGGTATGTGCAGAGATGGTATGGGAggtttcgggggggggggggggttacctgGGGGGCCTGGTGTCCGGGATCTCTCTGTTGAGGGGGAGGCGATCACTGAGGAAGGCGTTGTACCCGTACCTCTTGTACAGCATCTccgcctccctctgctcctcctccgacaGCTCTTGTCCCCACTTACTGAACAAGTACGAGTTGGGGAACAGCTTCCTCAccaccttcctctccttcttcacctCTGCCTCCTTCTGCCCCGCTGGCACCTTCATCTCAACCTTGCCTATCACACCGACTGTGGACAGAAAACAGAGAGCAGGATGTTTTCTGTCACTGGCTTCCTGTAAAGTCATACTTTACCTAACTTCATTAAAAATCTCTGTTTCTTCAGTAAAAGTCTCCCAGTGAGTCAATAAGTTTAATGATCTGCAAGAAATTCATCTTTATCTAGTTGTGATCACTTATTTACTGTAGtttcttgctttttttttaactgttggTTGGATAATATATGAAATACAAGAAATTTGACACGGCCACATTGGTCTCTTGGCATTATGACACTTGTAGAtaaaataattgattaatttgGGAAATAATTATAGTAACTGATAATTCAAGTGATGGTCGCAGTTTTGTCCCTATAGACACTTTTAGATTTTAACATGAAGTAGGTCAATTACATGTGGAAacgtaaaataaaatgtttcacctaaactttttttaaacttaactttaaaaacaaattgaacCCTGTTATAATCTTCAGCCTCCTTTATTGGATCATGACACACAGAGTTTTTCCAGCTAAAAAATCAAGTTCAACGAATTTATAAACTTTGATTTAgattatttagattttactcACGCAGCCTGTTTATATCCTTTTCCATCTTGTCCAACCTTCTGAGCATCCCCTGACTTCTGATGGAATCGTTGTGGTGGGCCGTCTCGAGTCTCTCCGAGTGGGTATGGACCTCATTCTTTATGGAGCTCAGGTACACCAGGGTCGAAGCCGTGGCTAAGGCCAAAATCGACACTTTAAAATAGCCACATCTaatcatgctgctgctgctgtatagGCTGAGAGTTTAAGTCAGGTGTCACATTGAATGAAGAAAGGAGTAAACAGTACCTACATTTCATAAACTctttgtccctctccctccctccctctccctccctccctgtcttcacacacacacatgcagtgacaCATCATACCGGAGAGGGATCTGATATCCTGCAGTTCACAGACATGTGCTGGTGGTTCTCAGCTCTTTtgtctctgctcctgctgcacctGGGAGACAAGGTGTGTGTCATTAGCTGTAGTGAGCTGGGAGGAGAGGCCAAACAGGCGAGCATGtctgaaacacagaaaatataaagaattaCATAAACGACACAAACCAAATATTATATAAGcacaacataaaacataaaaaataatatcGTCTAGACAAAACAGGTTTTCTTCTTGATTAAATAGCTAACTTTGAAtgttaattttatttgtgtgaggTCTTACAACTTTAatcaacaataaaataatttattaatgatactaaaccttttttaaagtttgattatgtgtatttaaaatttgtattcatttgctttctctgctttttttaGCATTAGTCAAAGCGCCACTTTAAAGACGTTTTTCACTATGTATTGACAGacgttttaataaaacaaatcactCTTACTCAGTTGAGAAAATAAACGGCACCTAAtctataattataaatattgcAGCAGATGTTATGTTGTGCATATTTGAACTCTGAATCCCTTCTGTCCataaacacaaagagaacagacatgtaaatatttgtatCATGTTCA encodes:
- the LOC133027845 gene encoding probable polypeptide N-acetylgalactosaminyltransferase 8, which encodes MIRCGYFKVSILALATASTLVYLSSIKNEVHTHSERLETAHHNDSIRSQGMLRRLDKMEKDINRLLGVIGKVEMKVPAGQKEAEVKKERKVVRKLFPNSYLFSKWGQELSEEEQREAEMLYKRYGYNAFLSDRLPLNREIPDTRPPRCAEKKYPADLPTVSVILIYLDGALSILKRAIRSIIDKTPAHLLKEIILVDDHSSNEDLKEKLNDYVTLINEERPGLVKKVRHSEQLGLTQARLSGWKSAVGDVVAIFDAHIEVHVEWAEPLLARIKEDRTIIVTPVFDRVNYDDLTLTPYMSAADAFDWALWCMYESFRPEWYELKDDTLPVWLCGGSVEVIPCSKIAHTERSSKPYLPDLSVTMKRNALRGAEVWMDEYKYNVNIAWNLPLENHGIDIGDVLERKKLRKSLNCKPFQWYLDNVYPMLDPLSDLLGYGALRNDLKPDLCIDQGPVPGNTPIIYQCHFFSPQNCYYRTDGQIYIGGIKSHKYNSNRCLVDSGSGVYPGLYDCKLAKQKNFHMLWDFKQDQPIQNRDTKRCLEIAMDENSYYKLVVNQCSGQNWKIQNLVHGRLLGPKKTI